Proteins encoded by one window of Emticicia oligotrophica DSM 17448:
- the carB gene encoding carbamoyl-phosphate synthase large subunit codes for MPKNPNLKSILIIGSGPIVIGQACEFDYSGSQAARSLREEGIEVSLINSNPATIMTDPLNADFVYLKPLEKKSIVEILEKHQQMGRPIDAVLPTMGGQTALNLAIDCDKAGVWKKYGVQIIGVDIKAIETTEDREKFRLKMLEIGVGVCKGRTARSFLEGKEIAQEIGFPLVIRPSFTLGGTGGGFVNTPEEFDKALNHGLHASPVHEVLVEQSILGWKEFELELLRDNLGNIVIICTIENFDPMGVHTGDSITVAPAMTLPDTIYQRMRDMAIKMMNAIGQFAGGCNVQFSLHPETDEIIAIEINPRVSRSSALASKATGYPIAKIAAKMAIGYNLDELINPITGSTSAFFEPAIDYVIVKVPRWNFDKFPGCDRSLGLQMKSVGEAMGIGRNFQEALQKACQSLEIKRNGLGADGKELRDQEALKKSLANPSWNRLFHVYDAFKAGLSFKTIQSLTKIDKWFLRQIEEMILLEKEIEQYSIDEISRELLLTAKQKGYADRQIAHLLNCKESQVFNKRIDLNIHRIYKCVDTCAAEFEAKTPYYYSTFSTSLDNLDNESVSSDRKKIVVLGSGPNRIGQGIEFDYSCVHGVLAAKESGYEAIMVNCNPETVSTDPDIADKLYFEPVFWEHVYDIIQHEKPEGVIVQLGGQTALKMAEKLTKYGIKIIGTSYDALDLAEDRGRFSERLRELNVPYPLFDTVRSADRAVDVARELGFPLLVRPSYVLGGQSMKIVINEQELEQHVVKILNDIPDNNILIDHFLENAIEAEADAICDGENVYIIGIMEHIEPAGIHSGDSYALLPTFDLSENVIAQIEEYTRKIAVGLNTVGLINIQFAIKDEKVYVIEANPRASRTVPFICKAYQEPYVNYATKVMLGVKKVTDFDFNPVKKGYAIKIPVFSFNKFPNVNKELGPEMKSTGEGIYFIDDLTDDYFLKVYSERNLYLSR; via the coding sequence ATGCCAAAAAATCCCAATCTCAAGTCAATTCTTATCATCGGCTCTGGCCCTATTGTCATTGGTCAAGCCTGCGAATTTGATTACTCTGGTTCACAAGCCGCAAGGTCTCTCCGCGAAGAAGGTATAGAGGTGAGTTTAATAAACTCGAATCCTGCCACAATCATGACTGACCCACTCAATGCTGACTTCGTTTATTTGAAGCCATTAGAGAAAAAATCAATTGTTGAAATCTTGGAAAAACACCAACAGATGGGTCGCCCAATTGATGCTGTTTTACCAACTATGGGTGGACAAACTGCCCTCAACTTAGCCATTGATTGCGATAAAGCGGGTGTTTGGAAAAAATACGGAGTACAAATCATCGGGGTAGATATCAAAGCCATTGAAACGACCGAAGACCGTGAGAAATTCCGACTAAAAATGCTCGAAATCGGTGTAGGTGTTTGTAAAGGACGCACTGCTCGCTCGTTTTTGGAAGGCAAAGAAATTGCACAAGAAATCGGTTTCCCATTAGTAATTCGACCTTCATTTACTTTAGGCGGAACTGGTGGTGGATTTGTAAATACTCCAGAAGAATTTGATAAAGCTCTTAACCATGGTTTGCATGCTTCTCCAGTACATGAAGTATTAGTAGAGCAATCAATTTTAGGTTGGAAAGAGTTTGAATTAGAGTTATTGAGAGATAACTTAGGAAATATTGTAATCATCTGTACGATTGAGAACTTCGACCCAATGGGTGTGCACACAGGTGACTCAATTACGGTTGCTCCAGCTATGACATTACCTGATACTATTTATCAGAGAATGCGTGACATGGCAATCAAGATGATGAACGCCATCGGCCAATTTGCAGGTGGATGTAATGTGCAATTTTCTCTTCATCCAGAGACTGATGAAATCATTGCTATCGAGATTAATCCTCGTGTTTCTCGTTCATCGGCTTTAGCATCAAAAGCAACGGGTTATCCAATTGCAAAGATTGCTGCTAAAATGGCCATTGGCTATAACCTCGATGAATTGATTAACCCAATTACAGGTAGCACTTCAGCATTCTTCGAACCAGCAATTGACTACGTTATTGTAAAAGTACCACGTTGGAACTTTGATAAATTCCCTGGTTGTGACCGCTCACTTGGTCTTCAGATGAAGTCGGTTGGAGAAGCAATGGGAATTGGCCGTAACTTCCAAGAGGCTTTACAAAAAGCTTGTCAATCACTTGAAATCAAACGTAATGGTTTAGGTGCCGACGGAAAAGAATTACGTGACCAAGAAGCTTTGAAAAAATCATTGGCTAATCCATCTTGGAATCGTCTCTTCCACGTTTACGATGCTTTTAAAGCTGGTCTTTCTTTCAAAACAATTCAGTCTTTGACAAAGATTGATAAGTGGTTTTTACGCCAAATTGAGGAAATGATTCTACTTGAGAAAGAAATCGAACAATATTCGATTGATGAAATTTCAAGAGAATTACTACTTACAGCTAAGCAAAAAGGCTACGCTGACCGTCAAATTGCACACTTATTAAATTGTAAAGAAAGCCAAGTATTTAATAAGAGAATTGACCTAAATATTCACCGTATTTATAAGTGTGTAGATACTTGTGCGGCAGAATTTGAGGCAAAAACACCTTATTATTATTCTACTTTCAGTACTTCACTTGATAATTTAGATAACGAATCAGTAAGTTCAGATAGAAAGAAAATCGTTGTTTTGGGTTCTGGTCCAAACCGTATTGGTCAAGGTATCGAGTTTGATTATTCTTGCGTACACGGAGTATTGGCTGCTAAAGAATCGGGTTATGAAGCAATTATGGTCAACTGTAACCCTGAAACAGTTTCAACTGACCCCGACATTGCCGATAAATTATACTTTGAACCAGTTTTCTGGGAGCATGTTTATGATATCATCCAACACGAAAAACCTGAAGGGGTAATCGTTCAGTTAGGTGGTCAAACAGCCCTAAAAATGGCTGAAAAGCTTACTAAATATGGAATTAAAATCATCGGAACTTCTTACGATGCCCTTGATTTAGCCGAAGATAGAGGTCGTTTCTCAGAGAGATTGAGAGAATTGAATGTGCCTTATCCACTTTTTGATACAGTTCGTTCGGCTGACCGTGCAGTAGACGTAGCTCGTGAATTAGGTTTCCCATTATTGGTACGTCCGAGTTATGTATTAGGTGGCCAAAGCATGAAAATTGTTATCAACGAGCAAGAACTGGAGCAGCATGTAGTGAAAATCTTGAATGATATTCCAGATAATAACATTTTGATTGACCACTTCCTTGAAAATGCAATTGAAGCCGAAGCAGATGCTATCTGTGATGGTGAAAATGTATATATCATCGGAATTATGGAGCATATTGAGCCAGCGGGTATTCACTCTGGTGATTCTTATGCCTTACTTCCAACTTTCGATTTGAGTGAAAATGTTATTGCTCAAATTGAAGAATATACTCGTAAAATTGCAGTTGGTTTGAATACCGTAGGTTTAATCAATATTCAGTTTGCGATTAAAGATGAGAAAGTTTATGTAATCGAAGCTAACCCACGTGCATCACGTACAGTACCGTTTATTTGTAAAGCTTACCAAGAGCCTTATGTAAATTATGCAACTAAAGTGATGTTGGGTGTGAAGAAAGTGACAGATTTCGACTTTAATCCAGTCAAGAAAGGTTACGCAATTAAGATTCCTGTGTTTTCATTCAATAAATTCCCGAATGTAAATAAGGAACTTGGCCCAGAAATGAAATCAACAGGTGAAGGAATTTACTTCATTGATGATTTAACTGATGATTACTTCTTGAAAGTTTATTCTGAAAGAAATCTTTATTTAAGCAGATAA
- a CDS encoding M28 family peptidase encodes MKIKHLFIPLCLIALITQAQKINKLPEYSLPKKELAAHIRFLASDEMLGRRTGEVTNNVAARYIAEQFRLQGLKTAEGQKDFLQTVPFEQVKPIKKGEVLVAGDSLKWTKDFIMLSGKATKLENVPAVFVGYGWVDANQDDYKGIDVKGKIVIAQFGIPNSDDPSENLRGSAKKVDFAAKNGAAAFIQLYNLKYPWPTITNFMGGEKLNLSPENPSSADIPHIWISNAHLKKFSKETLSTLSLNVSEVSKKKVLAYNVVGVLEGTDPVLKNEYVILSAHFDHVGTGRRGGAVTETDTIFNGARDNAFGTVAVLSALKSFTQKPTKRSILFIAYTGEEVGLLGSKYYAEHPLVPLKQCIYNLNCDGAGYNDTTKVTVIGLDRTDAQTQIETAAKAYGLTAISDPAPEQNLFDRSDNVNLAVKGIPAPDYSPGFTAFDAEINKFYHKVTDSPESISVDYLLKYCQSYTYAARLIADRPIAPKWKVGDKYEKAFNELYK; translated from the coding sequence ATGAAAATTAAACATCTATTCATCCCTTTATGCTTGATTGCATTAATTACTCAAGCACAAAAAATCAATAAACTTCCTGAGTATTCATTACCTAAAAAAGAATTGGCTGCACATATTCGTTTTTTAGCTTCTGATGAAATGTTAGGCCGAAGAACTGGTGAAGTTACTAATAATGTTGCGGCAAGATATATAGCTGAACAATTTCGTTTACAGGGTTTGAAAACTGCAGAAGGACAAAAAGATTTTCTTCAGACGGTTCCATTCGAACAAGTTAAACCTATAAAAAAAGGAGAAGTTTTGGTGGCTGGTGATTCGCTTAAATGGACAAAAGATTTTATAATGTTGAGTGGAAAAGCTACAAAACTAGAGAATGTTCCAGCAGTTTTTGTTGGTTACGGCTGGGTTGATGCCAATCAAGATGATTATAAAGGTATTGATGTAAAAGGAAAAATTGTAATTGCTCAGTTTGGTATTCCGAATAGCGATGACCCTTCAGAAAATTTGAGAGGTTCGGCAAAAAAAGTTGATTTTGCTGCTAAAAATGGTGCGGCTGCATTTATTCAGCTTTATAATTTGAAATATCCTTGGCCTACAATTACTAATTTTATGGGAGGCGAAAAACTTAATTTATCTCCTGAAAATCCATCAAGTGCCGATATTCCGCATATTTGGATAAGTAATGCTCACCTTAAAAAGTTTTCTAAAGAAACCTTATCAACCCTAAGCTTGAATGTGAGTGAAGTTTCAAAGAAAAAAGTTTTAGCTTATAATGTTGTTGGGGTTTTAGAAGGAACCGACCCCGTTTTGAAAAATGAATATGTGATACTTTCTGCCCATTTCGACCACGTTGGTACTGGCCGTAGGGGAGGAGCCGTGACAGAAACTGATACGATTTTTAATGGTGCAAGAGATAATGCTTTTGGAACAGTTGCAGTTTTATCGGCCTTGAAATCATTTACTCAAAAGCCTACTAAGCGTTCAATTTTGTTTATTGCTTATACAGGAGAAGAAGTTGGTTTATTGGGTAGTAAGTATTATGCCGAACACCCTTTAGTTCCTTTGAAACAATGTATTTATAACCTTAATTGTGATGGAGCAGGTTATAATGATACCACAAAAGTAACGGTTATTGGTCTTGACAGAACTGATGCACAGACTCAAATCGAAACGGCCGCTAAAGCTTATGGACTAACGGCTATTTCTGATCCAGCACCTGAACAAAACTTATTCGACCGCTCAGATAATGTAAATTTGGCTGTAAAAGGTATTCCGGCACCAGATTACTCCCCAGGGTTTACTGCCTTCGATGCAGAGATAAATAAGTTTTATCACAAAGTTACTGATAGCCCAGAGTCAATTAGTGTAGATTATTTATTGAAATACTGTCAATCCTATACTTACGCTGCTCGATTGATTGCCGACCGACCAATTGCTCCAAAATGGAAGGTAGGAGACAAGTACGAAAAGGCATTTAATGAACTTTACAAATAA
- the hemJ gene encoding protoporphyrinogen oxidase HemJ, producing the protein MLHLYLKSLHIIGFVSWFAGLFYLVRMFVYHAEADDKPEALREDWKKQYTAMQWRVYKIICNPAMMITWTCGILMLVNTPEFLQQSWIHIKLTLLVLLTGYHLYCKSIIKKQETGQATFTSFQFRLLNELPTLFLVAIVLLAVVKDLLNFAYLFLGVLAFGFTLFFAARAYKKFREK; encoded by the coding sequence ATGCTACATTTATATCTCAAATCTCTACATATTATTGGCTTTGTTTCTTGGTTCGCAGGGCTATTTTATTTGGTAAGAATGTTTGTTTATCATGCAGAAGCCGATGATAAACCCGAGGCTTTAAGAGAAGACTGGAAAAAGCAATATACTGCTATGCAATGGCGAGTTTATAAAATTATTTGTAATCCTGCCATGATGATTACTTGGACTTGTGGAATTTTGATGCTGGTAAACACGCCTGAATTTTTACAACAAAGTTGGATTCATATCAAACTTACACTTTTGGTCTTACTAACTGGCTATCATTTGTATTGTAAAAGTATCATTAAAAAGCAAGAAACGGGACAAGCTACTTTTACATCTTTTCAATTTAGATTACTGAATGAATTACCAACTTTATTTTTAGTCGCAATAGTGCTATTGGCGGTTGTGAAAGATTTATTAAACTTTGCCTATCTATTTTTGGGCGTGTTAGCCTTTGGCTTTACCCTATTTTTTGCCGCAAGAGCTTATAAAAAATTTAGAGAGAAGTAA
- a CDS encoding FeoB-associated Cys-rich membrane protein — protein sequence MIENIIIGIVFIGAVGYLVNTVRKQFAGKADSCAGCGGNCQVSKIEIPKTEI from the coding sequence ATGATAGAGAACATCATTATCGGAATTGTATTTATCGGAGCAGTAGGATATTTGGTAAATACTGTTAGGAAACAATTTGCGGGAAAAGCCGATAGCTGTGCAGGTTGTGGAGGAAATTGTCAAGTATCTAAAATTGAAATTCCCAAAACAGAAATATAA
- a CDS encoding thioredoxin domain-containing protein, with protein sequence MQNKLINETSPYLLQHAHNPVEWYPWGEEALQKAKEEDKPILVSIGYSACHWCHVMERESFENEQIAQIMNQHLVCIKVDREERPDVDAIYMDALQAMGLRGGWPLNVFLMPDAKPFYGGTYFPPRNWANLVESIANAFKNDREKLQKSAEGFTQNMLVKESDKYRMSVEDTLSFSEEELTTIFNRLHQDFDFEKGGMNRSPKFPMPSIWKFLIRYYSITNDKRAYQHLIHTLNRVALGGIYDTIGGGWTRYSTDEDWKVPHFEKMLYDNGQLISLYAEAYALTKSEGNPDNFYAAKVTETIEWLEREMMSKEGGFYSALDADSEGEEGKFYIWKKEEIIAALGEDAGPFIETFDFTEAGNWEHGNNVVHLEERDFMENGWPLTAEIKQKLFDFRAKRVRPGLDDKILCSWNGLMLKGLVDAYRYLDNQKFLDLALKNAHFIKDCMSIKVMNEDGSEARGLWHNYKNGKANIVAYLEDYASVIDAYLALYQVTFDEVWLHEAEMLAIYTVANFYDDEDEFFYFTDSQGEELIARKKEIFDNVIPASNSIMATNLYNLGLILGRNDFIQISNLMIGKMKRIVLTDPQWVTQWACLATQHTKPTAEVAMVGKEITKIRKQIDEVLILNKVFVGTTNTSNLPLLQNRVTKDAQTTIFVCFDKTCQLPTTEVEKAVELLQGVN encoded by the coding sequence ATGCAAAATAAACTCATCAACGAAACCAGTCCATATTTACTTCAACACGCCCACAATCCAGTTGAATGGTATCCATGGGGAGAAGAGGCACTTCAAAAAGCGAAAGAAGAAGATAAACCCATTTTAGTAAGTATTGGGTATTCGGCTTGTCACTGGTGCCATGTGATGGAGCGAGAATCATTTGAAAATGAACAAATTGCCCAAATTATGAATCAACATTTGGTATGTATAAAGGTTGACCGAGAGGAACGCCCCGATGTTGATGCTATTTATATGGATGCTCTTCAAGCGATGGGTTTACGTGGCGGTTGGCCATTGAATGTTTTTTTAATGCCTGATGCCAAACCTTTTTACGGAGGTACCTATTTCCCACCGAGAAATTGGGCAAATTTGGTTGAGAGTATTGCCAATGCCTTTAAAAATGACAGAGAAAAACTACAAAAATCTGCCGAAGGTTTTACTCAAAATATGTTGGTCAAGGAATCTGATAAATATCGAATGTCGGTTGAAGATACTTTGAGCTTTTCGGAAGAAGAACTAACCACTATTTTTAATAGACTTCATCAAGATTTTGATTTTGAGAAGGGTGGGATGAATAGAAGTCCAAAGTTTCCGATGCCCAGCATTTGGAAGTTTCTGATAAGATATTATTCAATTACTAATGATAAAAGAGCCTATCAACACCTCATTCACACCCTCAATAGGGTAGCTTTAGGAGGGATTTACGATACGATTGGTGGTGGATGGACACGATATTCAACCGATGAAGATTGGAAAGTGCCACATTTTGAGAAAATGCTCTATGATAATGGACAATTGATTTCTTTGTATGCCGAAGCCTACGCATTGACAAAGTCTGAAGGTAATCCTGATAATTTTTATGCAGCTAAAGTAACCGAAACGATTGAGTGGCTCGAACGAGAAATGATGAGTAAAGAGGGTGGCTTTTACTCAGCTTTAGATGCCGATAGTGAAGGAGAAGAAGGTAAATTTTATATTTGGAAAAAAGAGGAAATAATTGCAGCATTGGGAGAAGATGCAGGCCCTTTTATTGAGACTTTTGATTTTACAGAGGCAGGAAATTGGGAACACGGAAATAATGTTGTGCATTTGGAAGAACGTGATTTTATGGAAAATGGCTGGCCCTTAACTGCTGAAATTAAACAAAAACTGTTTGATTTTCGAGCAAAAAGAGTACGTCCGGGGCTTGATGATAAAATTTTATGCTCATGGAATGGACTGATGCTTAAAGGTTTGGTTGATGCCTATCGTTATCTTGATAATCAAAAATTTTTAGATTTAGCTCTAAAAAATGCCCATTTCATCAAAGATTGTATGTCTATTAAAGTGATGAATGAGGATGGTTCTGAGGCACGTGGTTTATGGCATAATTACAAAAATGGCAAGGCAAATATTGTGGCATATTTAGAAGATTATGCCAGTGTAATTGATGCCTATTTGGCTCTCTATCAAGTAACATTCGATGAAGTTTGGCTTCATGAGGCTGAAATGTTAGCCATTTATACAGTAGCTAATTTTTATGATGATGAAGACGAATTCTTTTATTTTACCGATAGCCAAGGAGAAGAATTAATTGCTCGCAAGAAAGAAATTTTTGATAATGTTATTCCTGCATCTAACTCAATCATGGCTACTAATTTATATAATTTAGGCTTGATTTTGGGAAGAAATGATTTTATTCAAATAAGCAATTTGATGATAGGCAAAATGAAGAGAATTGTTTTAACCGACCCACAGTGGGTAACGCAATGGGCGTGTTTGGCAACGCAACATACCAAACCAACCGCTGAAGTGGCAATGGTTGGTAAGGAAATAACAAAAATCAGAAAGCAAATAGACGAAGTTTTAATTTTGAATAAGGTATTTGTTGGAACCACCAATACTTCAAATTTACCACTATTACAAAATCGTGTTACTAAAGATGCTCAAACAACGATATTTGTATGTTTTGATAAAACATGTCAGCTCCCAACAACTGAAGTAGAAAAAGCTGTGGAATTATTGCAGGGTGTCAATTAA
- a CDS encoding YfiT family bacillithiol transferase — protein sequence MNLTNSELERLKYPIGDFEYGKKYLKADTRTHIKVLEKFPQRLKTLTAKLDEKQLDTPYRPEGWTVRQVVHHIADSHINMFTRVRFALTEENPPIKGYDEAAWALLPDHSLPIKPSLQIIEGLHKRMVFLFKSLDKKGLKKTYYHGGYNKSFEMQEVIALYAWHSEHHYQHIIQALK from the coding sequence ATGAATTTAACGAATTCAGAACTTGAGCGATTGAAGTATCCAATTGGAGATTTTGAGTACGGAAAGAAGTATTTAAAAGCTGATACGAGAACTCACATTAAAGTTTTAGAGAAATTTCCTCAACGTTTGAAGACTCTAACTGCAAAACTCGATGAAAAGCAATTAGATACTCCTTACCGACCTGAAGGATGGACCGTTAGGCAAGTAGTACACCACATTGCAGATAGTCATATCAATATGTTTACTCGGGTAAGATTTGCATTGACCGAGGAAAATCCGCCAATAAAAGGTTATGACGAAGCAGCATGGGCATTATTACCAGACCATTCATTGCCAATAAAACCATCTTTACAGATTATTGAAGGTTTACACAAGCGTATGGTGTTTTTGTTTAAAAGCCTTGATAAAAAGGGCTTAAAGAAAACTTATTACCACGGTGGCTACAATAAATCGTTCGAAATGCAAGAAGTCATTGCACTCTATGCATGGCATTCTGAGCATCATTATCAACATATTATTCAAGCATTGAAATGA